A part of Balneola sp. genomic DNA contains:
- the plsY gene encoding glycerol-3-phosphate 1-O-acyltransferase, which produces MLSTLTVLFISYILGSIPSAIWVGKVFKGVDVREHGSGNAGTTNTFRVLGVPFGVTVFVLDFMKGFVPSFWLSVVAFDLFSGPLSPPNWEVEAFLKIACGLFAVIGHMFPVFAKFRGGKGAATACGMLFGIEPISISISFLIFVIVILATRYVSLASMLSSFVYPITLLVMKYGLGMEVDGSIIIFSVLIASGIIYRHKSNIQRLRDGTESKVGSSKKNNEEEEEQQTVGVEA; this is translated from the coding sequence ATGCTGTCTACGTTAACGGTCTTATTCATTAGCTATATACTTGGCTCTATCCCATCAGCTATCTGGGTAGGAAAGGTTTTTAAAGGGGTAGATGTTCGTGAACATGGAAGTGGAAATGCGGGAACTACCAATACATTTCGGGTTCTTGGTGTTCCATTTGGAGTAACGGTTTTTGTGTTGGACTTCATGAAGGGTTTTGTCCCTTCTTTTTGGTTAAGTGTAGTTGCCTTTGATCTATTCTCGGGGCCACTTTCGCCTCCAAACTGGGAAGTTGAAGCCTTTTTGAAAATCGCCTGTGGATTATTTGCAGTAATTGGGCACATGTTTCCGGTATTTGCAAAATTCAGGGGGGGCAAAGGGGCTGCCACTGCCTGCGGAATGTTATTTGGTATAGAGCCCATATCCATCTCTATCTCTTTCTTAATTTTTGTAATTGTTATCCTAGCCACCCGATATGTTTCTCTGGCATCTATGTTAAGCTCATTTGTCTATCCGATTACATTGCTTGTGATGAAGTATGGACTAGGGATGGAAGTAGATGGCAGTATTATCATATTTAGTGTGCTTATAGCATCGGGGATTATTTACAGACATAAATCGAACATCCAGCGACTTCGGGATGGTACTGAAAGCAAAGTGGGTTCCTCAAAAAAGAATAACGAGGAGGAAGAGGAACAACAGACAGTAGGAGTTGAAGCATGA